In candidate division KSB1 bacterium, one DNA window encodes the following:
- a CDS encoding efflux RND transporter periplasmic adaptor subunit has translation MKKAGVCGLVVSLWLAGCGNNEEEVFQASAIVEGTAVKVSAQTGGLLLQVNFEEGDVVERGQILAVIDTEKLGYQREQIEASLEELAIQQRLAATNVRRAAEDYEYAKTKHDRYLELFQQNAASQQVLDDLKLARERTRTALEAAQQNQQSLASRNRSLTAQLKLLQRQINDASVTAPISGTVATRYYEAGETIPMHAPLAELIDLSTMWAKVYVSETFLSKIKIGQPAEIRPDGVTETLRGTVSWISPRAEFTPKNILTPESRTALVYAVKVTIPNPGQRLKHGMPVTITLPPAW, from the coding sequence ATGAAGAAGGCAGGGGTTTGTGGGTTGGTCGTTTCGCTGTGGCTGGCCGGTTGCGGCAATAATGAAGAAGAGGTGTTTCAGGCCAGCGCGATTGTGGAGGGCACAGCCGTCAAAGTGTCGGCGCAAACCGGCGGGCTGTTGCTGCAGGTGAATTTCGAAGAGGGGGATGTCGTCGAACGCGGGCAAATCCTGGCCGTCATCGATACCGAGAAGCTCGGCTATCAACGCGAGCAAATCGAAGCCAGTCTCGAAGAGCTGGCCATCCAGCAGCGCCTGGCGGCCACCAATGTGCGGCGGGCGGCCGAGGATTACGAATATGCCAAAACCAAGCACGACCGCTACCTGGAGTTGTTTCAGCAAAACGCCGCCTCGCAACAGGTCTTGGATGATTTGAAGCTCGCCCGGGAGCGCACCCGTACGGCACTGGAGGCGGCGCAGCAGAACCAGCAGTCACTCGCCAGCCGCAACCGCAGCCTGACGGCGCAGCTCAAACTGCTGCAGCGCCAGATCAACGACGCGAGCGTGACCGCACCGATCAGCGGCACGGTGGCGACGCGCTACTATGAAGCCGGGGAAACCATCCCCATGCATGCCCCCCTGGCGGAGCTGATCGATCTCTCCACCATGTGGGCGAAGGTTTATGTTTCCGAGACGTTTCTGTCGAAGATCAAAATCGGCCAGCCGGCGGAAATCCGTCCTGACGGCGTGACGGAGACGCTGCGCGGCACGGTGAGCTGGATCAGCCCCAGGGCGGAGTTTACGCCCAAGAATATTCTCACTCCCGAGAGCCGCACCGCGCTGGTATATGCCGTGAAAGTCACCATTCCCAATCCCGGGCAGCGCTTGAAGCATGGCATGCCGGTGACGATCACGCTGCCGCCGGCCTGGTGA
- a CDS encoding TolC family protein: MKISQSALVVFLLGGGLAAQTPLALEEALELALANNLQLKQQEQRETSARLEVDLRRGQLLPSLDVIATASYTDELAKFELPRSLTGGRLIQIELGGHDRSDLALALRQPLFSGGRLRTQVALAQNSMQSEALRRELLRQQTTFLVQQVFYQAQALKRQAQIQAASERRLRVQLEQMRSLYHAAQVMAFDTLQVHNQILQLNIEQDQNRRDQRLLDLQMARLLDLPVVRPIAEAPLARPAASPPPVAQLIQLALQRRPELASVRNGQRAAELTRRLAAAAYYPMLSAEASYHYAKPGLNQVANEWMRYGVVGVNLQWNLWRGRQDHRRVQQAEAERTRLSLQERELTASISHEVERGYENLQLAARQIALAEHLVAQQQERYRIVTVHQREGVATTNDVIVAENDLRAAELQLQRTLVQYHLAHSELQLATGGSVPLQ; this comes from the coding sequence ATGAAAATATCCCAGAGTGCGCTGGTCGTTTTTCTGCTGGGGGGCGGTCTGGCGGCGCAAACGCCGCTGGCGCTGGAGGAAGCCCTCGAACTTGCCCTCGCGAACAATCTGCAACTCAAACAACAGGAGCAGCGCGAGACGAGTGCCCGCCTGGAGGTTGACCTGCGCCGGGGCCAGCTCCTGCCCAGCCTCGATGTCATCGCCACGGCCTCCTACACCGATGAACTGGCGAAATTCGAACTGCCGCGCAGCCTTACCGGCGGCCGTTTGATTCAGATCGAGCTGGGCGGCCATGACCGCAGCGATCTCGCTCTCGCCCTGCGCCAGCCACTGTTCAGCGGCGGCCGCCTGCGCACCCAGGTGGCACTGGCGCAAAACTCCATGCAGTCCGAAGCGCTGCGCCGCGAGCTGTTGCGGCAGCAAACCACCTTTCTGGTGCAGCAGGTTTTTTATCAAGCCCAGGCGCTCAAACGCCAGGCGCAGATCCAGGCGGCGAGTGAACGCCGGCTGCGGGTGCAACTCGAACAGATGCGCAGCCTGTATCATGCCGCGCAGGTGATGGCCTTCGACACGCTGCAGGTTCACAATCAAATACTGCAACTCAACATCGAGCAGGATCAGAACCGCCGCGATCAACGGTTGCTGGATTTGCAGATGGCGCGCCTGCTCGATCTCCCGGTGGTGCGGCCGATCGCGGAGGCGCCGCTGGCACGGCCGGCCGCCAGCCCTCCGCCTGTGGCGCAGCTCATCCAACTCGCGCTGCAACGCCGGCCGGAGCTGGCCAGCGTGCGCAACGGCCAGCGGGCCGCCGAGCTCACTCGCCGGCTGGCTGCCGCCGCCTATTATCCCATGCTGAGCGCCGAGGCGAGTTATCACTATGCCAAGCCCGGTCTCAATCAAGTCGCCAATGAGTGGATGCGATATGGCGTGGTGGGGGTGAATCTGCAGTGGAATTTGTGGCGCGGCCGGCAGGATCACCGCCGCGTGCAGCAGGCGGAAGCCGAACGCACGCGACTGAGTCTGCAGGAGCGCGAGCTCACAGCCAGCATCAGCCATGAAGTCGAACGCGGCTACGAAAACCTGCAGCTTGCCGCCCGCCAGATCGCGCTGGCCGAGCACCTGGTGGCGCAGCAGCAGGAACGCTATCGCATTGTCACGGTGCACCAGCGCGAGGGCGTGGCCACCACCAACGATGTCATCGTGGCCGAAAACGATCTGCGCGCCGCCGAGCTGCAGCTTCAGCGCACGCTGGTGCAATACCATCTGGCGCACAGTGAATTGCAGCTCGCCACCGGCGGCAGCGTGCCGTTGCAATGA
- a CDS encoding dihydrodipicolinate reductase — MAIRVVQFGLGPIGQACVKVLLQKAGVEVAGAIDIDPAKVGRDLGEVCGLRRTTGLVVRGDAAAALAEWRPQVVVHTTSSFLNRIDEQLATIVRAGSHVVSSSEELFYPYERDPEFCRRLDALAQQHGVAVVATGVNPGFAMDILPLTLTGVCTAVRAIRITRVADASKRRLPFQQKIGAGLTPAQFRAKVRAGGFGHIGLRESALTILRRLGWQADQFIESLKPVRATRRITTPYLTVAKGQVTGIHQMLKCRQAGKDLLVFDWKMYVGAPESFDRVEIKGEPPLTMNIAGGIFGDTGTIGALVNTIPKVLQAAPGLRTTVELPVPHAFL, encoded by the coding sequence ATGGCGATTCGTGTGGTGCAGTTCGGCCTCGGCCCCATCGGCCAGGCATGTGTGAAGGTGTTGCTGCAGAAAGCAGGAGTGGAAGTGGCGGGCGCAATCGATATCGACCCGGCCAAAGTGGGGCGTGATCTCGGCGAGGTGTGCGGCCTGCGCCGGACCACCGGTCTGGTGGTGCGTGGTGACGCCGCCGCGGCTCTGGCAGAGTGGCGGCCGCAAGTGGTGGTGCACACCACCAGTTCCTTTCTCAATCGGATCGACGAGCAGCTTGCGACCATCGTGCGTGCCGGCAGCCACGTCGTCTCCTCGAGCGAGGAATTGTTTTATCCCTACGAGCGCGATCCGGAATTCTGCCGGCGCCTCGATGCCTTGGCGCAACAGCACGGTGTGGCGGTGGTGGCCACCGGCGTGAATCCGGGTTTTGCGATGGACATTCTGCCGCTCACCCTGACCGGCGTGTGCACCGCGGTGCGGGCCATCCGCATCACGCGGGTGGCGGATGCCAGCAAACGCCGCCTGCCCTTCCAACAGAAAATCGGCGCCGGCCTGACCCCGGCACAATTCCGCGCCAAAGTGCGCGCCGGCGGCTTTGGCCACATTGGCCTGCGCGAATCCGCGCTCACCATTCTCCGGCGCCTGGGCTGGCAGGCTGACCAGTTCATTGAATCGCTCAAGCCCGTGCGCGCGACACGGCGCATCACCACACCTTACCTGACCGTGGCGAAAGGCCAGGTCACCGGCATTCATCAAATGCTCAAATGCCGGCAGGCAGGCAAAGACCTGCTGGTGTTCGATTGGAAAATGTACGTCGGTGCACCGGAGAGTTTTGACCGGGTGGAGATCAAAGGCGAGCCGCCGCTCACCATGAATATTGCGGGCGGCATCTTCGGCGACACCGGCACGATCGGGGCGCTGGTCAACACCATCCCCAAAGTCCTGCAGGCGGCGCCCGGCTTGCGCACGACGGTCGAATTGCCGGTGCCGCATGCGTTTTTGTGA
- a CDS encoding T9SS type A sorting domain-containing protein, producing MSVKRGLQRAIFPAAALLLWPASFQPVVATPLVNAGSSLRQQLVRISPNPIIREAAAGHPVYYVLTIANLGETADRYRLATAGHLWPVTILTADTARKITETGELAAGGQFNFVIQLDVPSTAARGVRDTLWVGVTSLTDPGIRDSSFVATTSLGAAATLPFIETFATTALSPVRWLDNFGPAVINNRAQNEPSPAFSLNFDGSATGGDLVQSQPINLAGKRDVVFQFAYQRGGEGSNSPETGDDFFVDYYNRDGEWLNLITLPGAGPRQTVFEPVSVILPHDAYHSSLRLRFRNIATPGPFDDWFIDDIRLLDLPPARLPFADSFTERTLAATLWPENNGALVNDLALNPPSPPYALNLPGGSSVQSVPLDLSVENAVSLRYYFEQTGAGEEPDAGDDLVIEFRDAANNWQELVRHPGEDGGLPVFTRKEIVLPPAAYHRNFRLRFRNTGAQDRDDWFVDDVRLDVFAPSDIAVTPASITVKLFENDHTTRLLRIDNTGVGDLFYSLRIVPPDFGTARRPPANQPFWRYPRSHYTAPGKHEIDGRRGHPVVAGRGGPDNFGYTWRDSNDPAGPTFNWQDIAATGTRIPDAGDDDNLGPFVIGFAFPFYDSVYTTFRFCTNGFISFSSTSSAFSNNPVPSLGVPDLVAPFWDDLEVRSGAAYYHADGNKLIVQWQNVRRASGEGPYTFQLVLTPEGNILFQYLSLAGPANFCTVGIQNRQTSDGLEVAFNTNYVKDSLAVLISRPASWLAFTPRLGILGSGRQQEVALEFRAAGLSPALTYQAELRVESNDLDEPSVPVHLTLEVLALSDTTRHFPDPETTAVRYPMVIERATIAGVDLAAGDEIGVFTPGGKLAGSVVWPARPPVRLVAYGDDPATTAVEGFKRGETIYFRIWDSSRGERDYPATATYTRGDGSFGTADSAHIALLAAQITFTRRQNLTAGWSWISLNVAPANPAVEAAFHNTKHLRILKDLQGHVFIPNLVNTLGNISPLAGYAAYLDAPDSLSVVGEEVAPFTPIPLAQGYNFVGYLPAGALPAVAAFASLLDNLVIAKDDQGGFLIPALGLINTMGNLRPGRGYKLYLSRPDTLIYPLGAGSALAKIHDQPAGPNEVPVHFSGVARGSESYIVVITAARVAESALQPGDEIGIFTPAGELVGAGVWPAGGMLGIAAWRSESLAENEGAGGYVADTPMQFRIWRKAENLELQATPRFQRSNGTFEHEAYALVELEGSLLPAAFSLDQSHPNPFPLLQAATPAQTTIRYALPQAGMVTIRVYNLLGQVVRTLRQEPQKAGYHSLQWDGRDDHGRLVARGVYLYRMQAGAFRAVRKLLVM from the coding sequence ATGTCTGTCAAGCGTGGGTTGCAACGTGCCATATTTCCTGCCGCGGCGTTGCTGCTGTGGCCGGCCTCATTCCAGCCAGTCGTTGCCACCCCCCTCGTGAATGCCGGGTCATCCCTCCGGCAGCAGTTGGTTCGCATCTCACCCAACCCCATCATTCGTGAAGCGGCAGCCGGCCACCCGGTGTATTACGTGTTGACCATCGCCAACCTGGGTGAAACCGCCGACCGCTATCGTCTCGCCACCGCCGGTCATCTCTGGCCGGTGACAATTCTCACTGCGGATACGGCACGCAAGATCACGGAAACCGGCGAGCTGGCCGCGGGCGGGCAATTCAATTTCGTCATCCAGCTCGATGTCCCCAGCACCGCCGCCCGCGGCGTGCGTGACACGCTGTGGGTCGGCGTCACCTCACTCACCGATCCCGGCATCCGCGATTCCAGCTTCGTTGCCACCACCTCGCTGGGGGCCGCCGCCACTCTGCCGTTCATCGAAACGTTTGCCACCACCGCTTTGAGCCCGGTGCGCTGGCTGGACAACTTCGGGCCGGCGGTGATCAACAATCGCGCGCAAAACGAGCCGAGCCCGGCGTTTTCCCTGAATTTCGACGGCAGTGCCACCGGCGGTGATCTGGTGCAATCGCAGCCGATCAATCTCGCCGGCAAGCGCGACGTGGTTTTCCAGTTTGCCTATCAGCGCGGCGGCGAGGGCAGCAATTCGCCGGAAACCGGCGATGATTTTTTCGTGGATTACTACAACCGCGATGGGGAATGGCTCAATCTCATCACCCTGCCGGGGGCGGGACCCCGCCAAACCGTGTTTGAACCCGTCTCGGTTATTCTGCCGCATGATGCCTATCACAGCAGTCTGCGCCTGCGCTTCCGCAATATTGCCACGCCCGGGCCGTTCGATGACTGGTTCATCGATGACATTCGCCTGCTCGATTTGCCGCCGGCGCGGCTGCCCTTCGCCGACAGTTTCACGGAACGCACTCTCGCGGCCACGCTTTGGCCGGAAAACAACGGCGCGCTGGTGAATGATCTGGCGCTCAACCCGCCCAGCCCGCCATATGCGCTGAATCTGCCCGGTGGCAGCAGCGTGCAGAGCGTGCCGCTCGATCTCTCCGTCGAAAACGCCGTTTCACTGCGCTATTACTTCGAGCAAACCGGTGCCGGCGAAGAGCCGGATGCCGGCGACGATCTGGTGATCGAGTTTCGCGATGCCGCCAACAATTGGCAGGAATTGGTGCGCCATCCCGGAGAAGATGGCGGCCTGCCGGTGTTCACCCGCAAGGAAATCGTGCTGCCGCCGGCGGCTTATCACCGCAATTTTCGCCTGCGCTTCCGCAACACCGGCGCGCAGGATCGCGACGACTGGTTTGTCGATGACGTGCGCCTGGATGTGTTCGCGCCCTCGGATATCGCGGTGACGCCTGCCAGCATCACGGTCAAACTCTTCGAGAATGACCACACCACCCGCCTGCTCAGGATCGATAACACCGGTGTCGGCGATTTGTTCTACAGCCTGCGCATCGTGCCGCCAGATTTTGGCACGGCGCGGCGCCCCCCTGCGAACCAGCCTTTTTGGCGCTATCCCCGGTCACACTACACCGCCCCGGGCAAGCACGAGATTGACGGACGGCGCGGCCATCCCGTGGTGGCCGGGCGCGGGGGCCCGGACAATTTCGGCTACACCTGGCGCGACAGTAATGATCCGGCCGGCCCGACCTTCAACTGGCAGGACATTGCCGCGACCGGCACCCGCATCCCCGATGCCGGCGATGATGACAACCTCGGTCCGTTTGTCATCGGCTTTGCGTTTCCATTTTATGATTCCGTCTACACCACTTTTCGTTTCTGCACCAACGGTTTCATTTCCTTCAGCAGCACCTCCAGCGCCTTCAGCAACAACCCGGTTCCCAGCCTGGGTGTGCCGGATTTGGTGGCGCCCTTTTGGGACGATCTCGAGGTGCGGTCCGGCGCCGCCTACTATCATGCCGACGGCAACAAGCTGATCGTGCAGTGGCAAAACGTCCGGCGCGCGAGCGGCGAGGGCCCGTATACTTTTCAACTGGTGCTCACGCCCGAGGGCAACATCCTCTTTCAATATTTGTCGCTCGCCGGACCGGCAAATTTCTGTACGGTCGGCATCCAAAACCGCCAAACCAGTGACGGCCTGGAGGTGGCGTTCAACACGAATTATGTGAAAGACAGTCTGGCGGTGTTGATCAGCCGGCCGGCGAGCTGGTTGGCGTTCACCCCGCGTTTGGGCATTTTGGGCAGCGGCCGGCAGCAGGAGGTGGCACTGGAATTTCGCGCCGCCGGGCTGTCACCCGCGCTGACCTATCAGGCGGAATTGCGGGTGGAAAGCAATGATCTCGATGAGCCCAGCGTGCCGGTGCACCTCACCCTGGAAGTCCTGGCGTTGAGTGATACCACCCGCCACTTCCCCGATCCTGAAACCACGGCGGTGAGGTATCCCATGGTGATTGAACGGGCCACCATTGCCGGTGTCGATCTGGCGGCCGGCGATGAAATTGGCGTTTTCACGCCCGGCGGCAAATTGGCGGGCAGCGTGGTATGGCCGGCCCGGCCACCCGTCCGCCTGGTGGCTTACGGAGATGATCCCGCCACCACTGCGGTGGAAGGCTTTAAACGCGGGGAGACCATTTACTTCCGGATTTGGGACAGCAGCCGCGGCGAGCGCGACTACCCTGCCACCGCCACCTACACACGCGGCGACGGCTCCTTTGGCACGGCGGACTCCGCGCACATCGCCCTGCTCGCGGCACAAATCACTTTCACGCGGCGGCAAAATCTCACCGCAGGCTGGAGCTGGATTTCCCTCAACGTTGCGCCGGCCAATCCCGCGGTCGAGGCGGCTTTTCACAACACCAAACACCTGCGTATCCTGAAGGATTTGCAGGGTCATGTGTTCATTCCCAATCTGGTCAACACTCTCGGCAATATCAGCCCGCTGGCCGGTTATGCTGCTTATCTCGACGCCCCCGACAGCCTGAGCGTGGTGGGTGAAGAAGTGGCGCCCTTCACACCGATTCCGCTGGCGCAGGGATACAACTTCGTGGGTTATCTGCCCGCCGGGGCGCTTCCCGCGGTTGCCGCCTTTGCCTCGCTGCTCGACAATCTGGTGATTGCCAAGGACGATCAGGGCGGCTTTCTGATTCCCGCACTCGGTTTGATCAATACCATGGGAAATCTGCGGCCGGGGCGCGGCTACAAGCTCTATTTGAGCCGGCCGGACACGTTGATCTATCCGCTCGGTGCCGGCAGCGCGCTTGCGAAGATTCACGATCAGCCGGCTGGACCGAATGAAGTGCCCGTGCATTTCAGCGGGGTGGCGCGCGGTAGCGAAAGCTACATCGTGGTGATCACCGCCGCCCGCGTGGCGGAAAGTGCATTGCAGCCCGGTGACGAGATCGGTATTTTCACCCCCGCCGGCGAGCTGGTGGGTGCCGGGGTGTGGCCGGCCGGCGGTATGCTCGGCATTGCTGCCTGGCGCAGCGAGAGTCTGGCGGAAAACGAGGGCGCGGGTGGTTACGTGGCAGACACGCCAATGCAATTCCGCATCTGGCGCAAGGCGGAGAATTTGGAATTGCAAGCCACGCCGCGTTTT